Proteins encoded together in one Balaenoptera musculus isolate JJ_BM4_2016_0621 chromosome 6, mBalMus1.pri.v3, whole genome shotgun sequence window:
- the PIGO gene encoding GPI ethanolamine phosphate transferase 3 isoform X3 gives MRKISVLLFLAWVGFLFYAGIALFTSGFLLTRLELTNHSSCQEPPGPGSLPWGSRGEPGSCWMASRFSRLVLVLIDALRFDFAQPQLSHVSGEPPVSLPFLGKLAFLQRILEIQPYHARLYQSKVDPPTTTMQRLKALTTGSLPTFIDAGSNFASYAIAEDNLVKQLTSTGRRVVFMGDETWNDLFPGAFSQAFFFPSFDVRDLHTVDNGILEHLYPTMDSGEWDVLITHFLGVDHCGHKHGPHHPEMAKKLSQMDQVIQGLVERLENDTLLVVTGDHGMTTSGNHGGDSELETSAALFLYSPTALFPSAPPEEPEVIPQISLVPTLALLLGLPIPFGNIGEVIAEVFSEVEDSQPHSSTLAQASALHLNAQQVSRFLHTYSTAAQDLQVKELHRLQNLFSKASADYQRLLQSPQGAEAALQTVITELQQFLRGVRAMCIESWARFSLVRMAGGAALLAATCFLCLLVSQWATSPGFCFRPLLIPMAWGLTGAVVCAGLLATTGLKLDSVVLGAMAAVGSLLPFLWKAWAGWGAKRPLAALLPMPGPVLFLLLIRFAGFFSDSFVIAEARAAPFLLISLILLLVAQLHWEGKLLPPKLLTIPRLGFLTPAGPPRHNGTHALGLGVGLLLCIRLAGLFHRCPEETPACSSSPWLSPLASMVGGRAKNVWYGACVGALAALLAAVRLWLRRYGNLKSPEPPVLFVRWGLPLMGLGTAAYWALASGADEAPPRLRALVAGASVMLPRAVAGLAASGLMLLLWRPVTVLVKAAAGAPRTRTVLTPFSGPPTSQADLDYVVPQIYRHMQEEFRGRLERTKSQGPLTVAAYQLGSVYSAAMVTALTLLAFPLLLLHAERISLVFLLLFLQSFLLLHLLAAGIPITTPGPFTVPWQAVSAWAFMATQTFYSTGHQPVFPAIHWHAAFVGVPEGHDFTWLSALLVGANTFASHILFADFGLCLGSLHPPQASHGLEGVCPQVHF, from the exons ATGCGGAAGATCTCAGTGCTGCTCTTCCTGGCCTGGGTGGGCTTCCTCTTCTACGCCGGCATTGCTCTCTTCACCAGTGGCTTCCTGCTCACCCGTTTGGAGCTCACCAACCATAGCAGCTGCCAAGAGCCCCCAGGCCCTGGGTCCCTGCCATGGGGGAGCCGAGGGGAGCCCGGCTCCTGCTGGATGGCTTCCCGATTCTCTCGGCTTGTGTTGGTGCTGATAGATGCTCTGCGATTTGACTTTGCCCAGCCCCAGCTCTCACATGTTTCTGGAGAGCCTCCCGTCTCCCTGCCCTTCCTGGGCAAACTGGCCTTCTTGCAGAGGATCCTGGAAATTCAGCCCTACCATGCCAGGCTCTACCAGTCCAAGGTTGACCCCCCGACCACCACCATGCAGCGCCTCAAGGCCCTCACCACCGGCTCACTGCCTACCTTTATTGATGCTGGCAGTAATTTTGCCAGCTACGCCATAGCGGAAGACAATCTCGTTAAGCAGCTTACCAGTACAG GAAGGCGTGTGGTCTTCATGGGAGATGAAACCTGGAACGATCTTTTTCCTGGAGCTTTCTCCCAAGCTTTCTTTTTCCCGTCCTTCGATGTTAGAGACCTACACACAGTGGACAATGGTATCCTGGAACACCTCTACCCAACCA TGGACAGTGGTGAATGGGATGTGCTGATTACCCACTTCCTGGGTGTGGATCACTGTGGCCACAAGCATGGCCCTCATCATCCTGAAATGGCCAAGAAACTTAGCCAAATGGACCAAGTGATCCA GGGACTCGTGGAGCGTCTGGAGAATGACACACTGCTGGTAGTGACTGGGGACCATGGGATGACCACGAGTGGGAACCATGGAGGGGACAGTGAGCTGGAGACCTCAGCTGCACTTTTTCTGTATAGTCCCACAGCCCTCTTCCCCAGCGCCCCACCAGAG GAGCCAGAGGTAATTCCTCAAATCAGCCTTGTGCCTACGCTGGCCCTGCTGTTGGGCCTGCCCATCCCATTTGGGAACATCGGGGAGGTGATAGCTGAGGTGTTCTCAGAGGTCGAAGACTCCCAGCCTCACTCTTCTACTCTGgcccaagcctcagctctccatctcaatgccCAGCAG GTGTCCCGATTTCTTCACACCTACTCAACTGCTGCTCAGGACCTCCAAGTTAAGGAGCTTCATCGACTGCAGAACCTCTTCTCCAAGGCTTCTGCTGACTACCAGCGGCTTCTGCAGAGCCCCCAGGGGGCTGAGGCAGCACTACAGACTGTGATTACTGAGCTGCAGCAGTTCCTGCGGGGAGTTCGGGCCATGTGCATTGAGTCTTGGGCTCGTTTTTCTCTGGTCCGCATGGCAGGGGGTGCTGCTCTCTTGGCTGCTACCTGCTTTCTTTGCCTACTGGTATCCCAGTGGGCAACATCCCCAGGCTTCTGTTTCCGCCCTCTCTTAATACCCATGGCCTGGGGTTTGACTGGGGCCGTAGTGTGTGCTGGACTCCTGGCAACTACTGGGCTGAAGCTGGATTCAGTGGTTCTAGGGGCCATGGCTGCAGTGGGCTCACTTCTGCCTTTTCTGTGGAAAGCCTGGgctggctggggagctaagagGCCCCTGGCAGCCCTGCTTCCCATGCCTGGGCCTGTCCTGTTCCTCCTGCTCATTCGCTTTGCTggtttcttctctgatagctttGTTATAGCCGAGGCCAGGGCCGCCCCCTTCCTTTTGATCTCACTCATCTTGCTCCTGGTTGCCCAGCTTCACTGGGAGGGCAAGCTGCTGCCACCTAAGCTACTCACAATACCTCGCCTTGGCTTTCTGACCCCAGCAGGCCCCCCACGTCACAATGGCACGCATGCCCTGGGGCTTGGAGTTGGGTTGCTTTTATGTATAAGGCTAGCTGGGCTTTTTCATCGATGCCCTGAAGAGACGCCTGCTTGCAGTTCCTCTCCCTGGCTGAGTCCCCTGGCATCCATGGTGGGTGGTCGAGCCAAGAATGTGTGGTATGGAGCTTGTGTGGGGGCGCTGGCGGCCCTGTTAGCTGCCGTGCGCCTGTGGCTTCGCCGCTATGGTAATCTCAAGAGCCCTGAGCCCCCTGTGCTCTTTGTGCGCTGGGGGCTGCCGCTGATGGGACTAGGCACTGCCGCCTACTGGGCCTTGGCATCAGGGGCGGATGAAGCACCCCCACGTCTCCGGGCCCTGGTCGCTGGGGCATCAGTTATGTTACCTAGGGCTGTGGCCGGGTTGGCTGCTTCAGGGCTCATGCTGCTGCTCTGGAGGCCTGTGACGGTGCTGGTGAAAGCTGCAGCGGGTGCTCCACGGACCAGGACTGTCCTCACTCCCTTCTCAGGCCCCCCCACTTCTCAGGCTGACCTGGATTATGTGGTTCCTCAAATCTACCGACACATGCAGGAGGAGTTCCGGGGCCGGCTAGAGAGGACCAAATCTCAGGGCCCCCTGACGGTGGCCGCCTATCAGTTGGGGAGTGTCTACTCAGCTGCTATGGTCACGGCCCTCACCCTCTTGGCCTTTCCACTTCTGCTATTGCATGCAGAGCGCATTAGCCTTGTGTTCCTGCTTCTGTTTCTGCAGAGCTTCCTTCTCCTGCATCTGCTTGCTGCTGGGATACCCATCACCACCCCTG GTCCTTTTACTGTGCCTTGGCAGGCAGTCTCTGCTTGGGCCTTCATGGCAACCCAGACCTTCTATTCCACGGGTCACCAGCCCGTCTTTCCAGCTATCCATTGGCATGCTGCCTTCGTGGGAGTCCCAGAGGGTCATGACTTTACCTGGCTGTCTGCTTTGCTGGTGGGAGCCAACACCTTTGCCTCCCATATCCTCTTTGCAG ATTTTGGCCTGTGCCTTGGCAGCCTCCATCCTCCGCAGGCATCTCATGGTCTGGAAGGTGTTTGCCCCCAA GTTCATTTTTGA